Proteins from one Candidatus Woesearchaeota archaeon genomic window:
- a CDS encoding ATP phosphoribosyltransferase regulatory subunit: MELDTAKGTRDISPDEALLREQILSKMQTIFQRYGFMPLDTPLLERYDVLSAKFAAGVESDAMNEVYTLQDNGKRELGLRFDLTVPFARYVGMNRTLKMPFKRYQIGKVYRDAPIKLGRYREFTQCDVDIVGTTSLLAEATCINVALDVYE; this comes from the coding sequence ATGGAACTTGATACTGCAAAAGGAACACGGGACATCAGTCCAGATGAAGCTTTACTTAGAGAGCAGATTCTTTCTAAGATGCAAACCATTTTCCAACGCTACGGCTTTATGCCACTAGATACGCCACTACTTGAACGCTACGATGTGCTCAGTGCAAAATTTGCAGCTGGCGTTGAAAGCGATGCAATGAATGAGGTTTATACTCTCCAAGATAATGGAAAACGAGAATTAGGATTACGTTTTGACTTAACAGTACCTTTTGCACGATACGTGGGTATGAATAGAACACTCAAGATGCCCTTTAAACGATACCAAATAGGAAAAGTATATCGAGACGCGCCAATTAAACTCGGACGCTACAGAGAATTCACACAATGCGATGTGGATATTGTCGGAACAACAAGCCTACTTGCTGAAGCAACCTGTATTAACGTCGCACTTGACGTGTACGAAG
- a CDS encoding ZPR1 zinc finger domain-containing protein, which translates to MSDEPAIEVIENEKCPICGENQLTLMEAERDIPFFGPVAVFSMDCNACKYHKADIEALQEQEPCKFVFEINSEEDMKVRVIKSSFATVKIGTIGSIEPGEAANGYVTNVEGVLNRMKKHIEHLRDGAEDPADAKKAKNHLKKLTRVMWGQEPMKITLSDPTGNSAIISDKAEKSKLKK; encoded by the coding sequence ATGTCAGATGAACCAGCAATAGAAGTTATCGAAAACGAAAAATGCCCTATTTGTGGTGAGAATCAATTAACACTTATGGAAGCTGAACGAGACATTCCGTTCTTTGGTCCAGTGGCTGTTTTTTCTATGGATTGTAATGCATGTAAATATCACAAAGCAGATATTGAAGCGCTTCAAGAACAAGAACCATGTAAGTTCGTCTTCGAAATTAATTCTGAAGAAGACATGAAAGTTCGTGTTATTAAATCTAGTTTTGCAACCGTTAAAATAGGAACAATTGGAAGTATTGAACCGGGCGAAGCAGCTAATGGTTATGTAACTAATGTTGAAGGCGTGCTTAATCGTATGAAAAAACACATCGAGCACCTTCGAGATGGAGCTGAAGACCCCGCGGATGCAAAAAAAGCTAAGAATCATCTTAAGAAACTCACGCGTGTTATGTGGGGTCAAGAACCAATGAAGATTACACTTTCAGATCCTACTGGTAATTCTGCAATTATTTCTGATAAAGCAGAGAAATCAAAACTCAAAAAATGA
- a CDS encoding RluA family pseudouridine synthase → MTEQIRQDHILIAESGTLYAILLKQCDFFHTREQIDALAKHKRIVLNKQYALEDVDVKKGDSLILLTPQSSEPIVAIDYSIIYEDEFMFAVNKPANLPVHPAGKYYFNTLVSFLRKDGKRVYPINRLDKETSGIVLFATNPLNTRALQLMYEKETTLKTYFAVVFGELETKEGVINKPLLQTQLGDIRDHMIVSKEGKPCATLYKVIEIKNGFSLVQITLLTGRRHQIRAHFSSIGHPLVGDKQYSLYPDLFLAWHTNSKANEAEIKEKLLASRQLLHCAQLTFVHPKTGEKQILSAPLPKDMLVFLHKQTFTSF, encoded by the coding sequence ATGACTGAACAAATACGACAAGATCATATTCTTATCGCTGAATCTGGAACTCTTTATGCGATTCTTCTTAAGCAATGCGATTTTTTTCACACAAGAGAACAAATAGATGCTCTTGCTAAACATAAACGAATTGTTTTGAATAAACAGTATGCTTTAGAAGATGTAGATGTGAAAAAAGGTGATTCTTTAATTTTGTTAACGCCGCAGTCAAGTGAGCCTATTGTTGCTATTGATTATAGTATTATTTATGAAGATGAATTTATGTTTGCGGTGAATAAACCTGCAAACTTGCCTGTGCATCCAGCTGGTAAATATTATTTTAATACGCTTGTTTCTTTTCTTCGTAAAGATGGAAAACGAGTGTATCCTATTAATCGACTCGATAAAGAAACATCAGGTATCGTTCTTTTTGCAACAAATCCATTAAACACGCGAGCTTTACAACTTATGTACGAAAAAGAAACAACTCTTAAAACTTATTTTGCAGTGGTGTTTGGAGAACTTGAAACTAAAGAAGGAGTTATTAATAAACCTCTTTTGCAAACACAACTAGGGGATATTCGAGATCACATGATTGTTTCTAAGGAAGGAAAACCATGCGCGACTTTGTATAAGGTTATAGAAATAAAAAATGGTTTTTCATTGGTACAAATAACGTTGTTAACCGGTCGTCGACATCAAATACGTGCGCATTTTTCAAGCATTGGTCATCCACTAGTTGGTGATAAGCAATATAGTTTGTATCCAGATCTTTTTCTTGCTTGGCATACAAATTCAAAAGCAAATGAAGCTGAAATTAAAGAAAAATTACTAGCTTCTCGGCAGTTATTGCATTGCGCGCAACTAACTTTTGTGCATCCAAAAACAGGCGAGAAACAAATACTTTCGGCACCGTTGCCAAAAGATATGCTTGTTTTTTTACACAAGCAAACATTCACGAGTTTTTGA
- a CDS encoding NYN domain-containing protein: protein MKSIHKKDSEFKFDFDKFTKSITKGKHLVNIYYYNASLKQNPNPELFKQQQQFFDRLRKIDKFKVILCKRQQRTKDNGETTYTIKGDDIHLAIDMVKDAYENKFDTAILISGDGDFAPLVKLVKSKGKRVEKFSFRESHFNRFNENL from the coding sequence ATAAAATCTATCCATAAAAAAGATTCTGAATTTAAATTCGATTTCGATAAATTCACAAAATCAATAACTAAAGGAAAACATTTAGTAAATATATACTATTATAACGCATCTCTCAAACAAAATCCCAACCCCGAATTATTCAAACAACAACAACAATTTTTTGATAGATTAAGAAAAATTGACAAATTTAAAGTCATTCTCTGTAAAAGACAACAAAGAACAAAAGATAATGGAGAAACAACATACACAATCAAAGGAGATGATATTCATCTTGCAATCGATATGGTAAAAGACGCATATGAAAACAAATTCGATACTGCAATTCTAATAAGTGGAGATGGTGATTTCGCACCATTAGTCAAACTTGTTAAAAGTAAAGGTAAAAGAGTTGAAAAATTTTCATTTCGAGAATCACATTTCAATAGATTTAATGAAAACTTGTAA
- a CDS encoding HNH endonuclease, which produces MSEQKLHLQSIIGGLIALVIFIAIIYFTLITFFPGFQLIFTIILIALGIGLLVVAYFSIKDVEFRHKTAKFFRNLLFFIDALGQDVAKESAKSSAKKKRVPLTAKQKAAVYDLAGDKCQLCGKKGNLKIHHIDSNPSNNRATNLILLCGNDHDDADRGAIPKFRLIEARKKQKTAGYVSVSKPKK; this is translated from the coding sequence TAATTGCTTTAGTAATATTTATTGCAATTATTTATTTTACTCTAATAACTTTCTTTCCAGGATTTCAGCTTATATTTACTATTATTTTAATTGCTCTAGGAATAGGATTACTTGTGGTTGCTTATTTTTCAATTAAAGATGTAGAATTTCGTCACAAGACTGCAAAATTCTTTAGAAATTTGCTTTTCTTTATTGATGCGCTTGGTCAGGATGTTGCAAAGGAATCAGCAAAATCAAGTGCTAAAAAGAAACGTGTACCTTTAACAGCAAAACAAAAAGCAGCAGTCTATGATTTGGCTGGAGATAAATGTCAACTTTGCGGTAAAAAAGGTAATTTGAAAATTCATCATATTGATTCAAATCCTTCGAATAATCGAGCAACTAATTTAATTTTGCTTTGCGGAAATGATCATGATGATGCTGATAGAGGAGCTATTCCTAAGTTTCGTTTAATTGAAGCAAGAAAGAAACAAAAAACTGCTGGTTATGTTTCTGTTTCTAAACCTAAGAAATAA